A window of Haliscomenobacter hydrossis DSM 1100 contains these coding sequences:
- a CDS encoding RNA polymerase sigma factor: MQVDRLQAQQQLLNRLRSDDKGALQEIFQDNYQKVCGAIFRLIKDSVTVEDLAQEVFFRFWQKRHQIEITASLDAYLRRMAVNEGLAYLRSRKYFTEEIEPHSAQISDGGTAEDRFLHTELEQNIRSAIDGLPPKCRMVFQLSRYEEMSYQEIANQMGISIKTVENQMGKALKILRQELHGYLHVLLAILLYGW; encoded by the coding sequence ATGCAAGTAGACCGTTTACAAGCACAACAACAACTGCTCAATCGCCTAAGATCTGACGACAAAGGAGCCTTGCAGGAAATCTTTCAGGACAACTACCAGAAAGTTTGTGGGGCTATTTTTCGCCTGATCAAAGACTCGGTAACGGTTGAAGACCTGGCCCAGGAGGTATTTTTTCGCTTTTGGCAAAAACGCCATCAGATTGAAATCACCGCTTCGCTTGACGCCTATTTGCGGCGGATGGCCGTAAACGAGGGGCTGGCCTATTTGCGCAGCCGGAAATATTTTACCGAAGAAATCGAGCCCCATTCCGCCCAGATCAGCGACGGGGGAACCGCCGAGGACCGTTTTTTACATACCGAGCTGGAGCAAAACATCCGCAGTGCCATTGATGGCCTCCCCCCCAAATGCCGGATGGTGTTTCAACTGAGTCGCTACGAAGAAATGAGCTACCAGGAAATTGCCAATCAAATGGGCATTTCCATCAAAACAGTGGAAAATCAGATGGGCAAAGCACTCAAAATATTGCGGCAGGAATTGCATGGGTACTTGCATGTTTTGTTGGCTATTTTACTCTATGGGTGGTAA
- a CDS encoding FecR family protein, producing the protein MESTLQEDLIGKYLSGELSPGEKGELMAWVDASSENREVFEEMIQLWSMTDEEPAFNFPVKLPNAWARLDQRIDTNIALDRVEPQSSPAKPMPQIGVPPKIRSLNRAWSAAAAIAVLLVASWWIFLRERTPDTFAISTQTNESRSITLPDESKVVLNENSSLSYYYAGDTRKVVLSGEAFFDVAKDARHPFVIQSGDVETKVLGTSFNIRAYPDEGKVKVSVKTGRVEVSKRKKPNQVTIAPLELLPGNTGVYIAQTEILEKAPDVATEDVDVWQQGVLNFQNGTTLAEIIPAVEKLYDIKIKAEADILNTPINRISFSREFSVQQAMELITVPFNGKFTFDGETFVLSRGDM; encoded by the coding sequence ATGGAAAGTACTTTACAAGAGGATCTGATTGGCAAATACCTGTCCGGCGAATTGTCGCCCGGGGAGAAGGGCGAGTTGATGGCCTGGGTAGATGCCAGCTCCGAAAACCGGGAGGTTTTTGAGGAGATGATCCAATTGTGGAGCATGACTGATGAAGAGCCTGCGTTCAATTTTCCGGTCAAATTACCCAATGCCTGGGCCAGACTGGATCAGCGCATCGATACCAATATCGCCCTCGACCGGGTCGAGCCACAAAGCAGCCCGGCAAAGCCGATGCCTCAAATTGGCGTACCACCCAAAATACGCAGTTTGAACCGGGCCTGGTCTGCCGCCGCCGCCATTGCCGTACTATTGGTTGCCTCCTGGTGGATTTTCCTGCGCGAAAGAACCCCCGATACCTTCGCCATCAGTACCCAAACGAACGAGAGCCGCAGCATCACCCTCCCCGATGAAAGTAAAGTGGTGCTCAATGAAAACTCGAGCTTGAGCTATTATTATGCTGGCGATACCCGCAAAGTGGTGCTGAGCGGGGAAGCTTTTTTTGACGTTGCCAAAGATGCCCGCCATCCATTTGTAATCCAGAGTGGGGATGTAGAAACCAAAGTCCTGGGTACCAGTTTCAACATTCGGGCCTATCCCGATGAAGGAAAGGTAAAAGTCAGTGTCAAAACCGGACGGGTGGAAGTCAGCAAACGAAAGAAACCCAATCAAGTAACTATCGCTCCACTGGAATTGTTACCCGGCAATACCGGTGTATACATTGCTCAAACTGAAATCCTTGAAAAAGCCCCGGATGTGGCTACCGAAGATGTGGATGTTTGGCAACAAGGGGTGCTGAACTTCCAAAATGGAACTACGCTAGCCGAAATCATTCCTGCTGTGGAAAAGTTGTACGACATTAAAATCAAAGCGGAGGCTGACATTTTGAATACCCCCATCAATCGGATAAGTTTTTCGCGCGAATTCAGCGTACAGCAAGCAATGGAACTGATCACGGTGCCTTTCAATGGCAAATTTACCTTTGATGGTGAGACTTTTGTGCTCTCTCGCGGCGACATGTAA